A single Bacillus sp. OxB-1 DNA region contains:
- a CDS encoding TRM11 family SAM-dependent methyltransferase, whose protein sequence is MDNRQFIYTYSRHRDEHDLCRLEMRAFFGFDVASNILISPLEIDPSRSPFMKERLDVLREADTLEELYRKIESVDSGNRTFKVLCLNSTDLGDTKKIGHANRRKIERDAGLRIPGEPDLNEPQLTYGIVRQDGRWYFGEHKPSEAVWYEHQQKPHMYSTALGTRLARAVVNIAVPFPEGIRAIDPCCGIGTVLVEALSMDIAMKGRDINPLVVWGSRKNIKHFGLEGDVAIGPIAEVADEYDVAIIDMPYNLFTHITDEGQLDILKEARRFTKKLVVVTIDTIDHMIHEAGFSIMDRCVAKKGTFSRQILVCE, encoded by the coding sequence TTGGACAACAGACAGTTTATTTATACGTATAGCCGGCATCGGGATGAGCATGATCTGTGCCGGCTGGAGATGCGGGCATTTTTCGGATTCGATGTGGCGTCCAATATTTTGATCAGCCCTTTGGAAATCGACCCGAGCCGAAGCCCTTTCATGAAGGAGCGGCTCGATGTGCTACGGGAAGCTGACACATTGGAGGAACTGTATCGCAAAATCGAATCCGTCGATAGCGGCAATCGGACTTTCAAAGTGCTCTGTTTGAATTCAACCGACCTCGGGGATACGAAAAAGATCGGCCACGCGAATCGGCGGAAAATCGAACGGGATGCCGGCTTGCGGATTCCAGGCGAACCGGATTTGAATGAACCGCAGCTAACGTATGGGATTGTGCGGCAGGACGGCCGCTGGTATTTCGGGGAGCACAAGCCAAGTGAAGCGGTGTGGTACGAGCACCAGCAAAAGCCGCATATGTATTCCACGGCACTCGGCACCCGGCTGGCACGGGCCGTCGTGAATATTGCAGTCCCCTTCCCGGAAGGCATCCGGGCGATCGATCCGTGCTGCGGCATCGGGACCGTGCTCGTCGAAGCGCTCTCGATGGACATTGCGATGAAAGGCCGGGACATCAATCCGCTCGTCGTCTGGGGATCAAGGAAGAATATCAAGCATTTCGGACTGGAAGGGGACGTGGCGATCGGACCGATTGCCGAGGTTGCGGACGAATACGACGTCGCCATCATCGACATGCCGTATAACCTATTCACCCATATTACGGACGAGGGCCAGCTCGACATTTTGAAGGAGGCGCGGCGCTTCACGAAGAAGTTGGTCGTCGTCACTATCGATACGATCGATCACATGATCCACGAAGCCGGTTTTTCCATCATGGACCGATGTGTCGCGAAGAAAGGGACCTTTTCCAGACAAATTCTTGTTTGTGAATGA
- a CDS encoding leucyl aminopeptidase family protein gives MTNAVRIMYQDDATIQKNDAVKRFVANQPGDHCSLFFGDAHYVVIKKIANPSLEKIRNLAGNISRNVSASKVGIAKLEEASLTALFPSSEKGDLLTAFVEGWELGAYQFTRYQSDITPFQTELELSGEGVEPFVATGKIRAEAVTFSRDLMNEVPNVLHPEAFPEVLKLHFKETDVEVDVWDEGKIRQAEMNGVLTVCRGSKYQPRFVELIYQGDASKPLVALVGKGVTFDTGGISLKSGKDISDMRMDMGGAAAVAGAMSLLAKSKARVNVVALIPIVENMPDNQSVLPGEVIHYKNGLTVQVGNTDAEGRLILADGLIRAGERQAEYIVDIATLTGAIVNALGTEIGGVFGDEELSATMKRIGDRNGDFIWPMPLIESYDQSLSSDYADMNNISSMSEAGSITAALFLRRFVPDGAKWLHVDMAGVMDKSKASGYYTKSATGYGARLLADYTAELSK, from the coding sequence ATGACGAATGCCGTGAGAATCATGTATCAGGACGATGCGACCATACAAAAAAACGACGCAGTCAAGCGATTTGTAGCTAATCAGCCGGGTGATCATTGCTCTCTGTTCTTTGGGGACGCCCACTATGTCGTTATAAAGAAGATAGCCAATCCCTCTTTGGAGAAAATCCGCAACTTGGCAGGGAATATCTCCAGAAACGTAAGTGCTTCCAAAGTGGGTATCGCGAAACTGGAGGAAGCATCCTTGACTGCTTTGTTCCCGTCTAGTGAAAAAGGAGACTTGCTGACGGCCTTTGTGGAAGGTTGGGAATTGGGGGCGTATCAATTCACCCGCTATCAATCGGATATCACCCCGTTCCAGACGGAATTGGAATTATCCGGAGAAGGGGTGGAACCTTTCGTCGCAACGGGAAAAATCCGGGCCGAAGCGGTCACTTTTTCCCGTGATTTGATGAATGAAGTACCGAACGTCCTGCATCCCGAGGCATTTCCTGAAGTGCTGAAGCTCCACTTTAAAGAAACGGACGTGGAAGTGGATGTATGGGATGAAGGGAAAATCCGCCAAGCGGAAATGAACGGCGTCCTGACCGTCTGCCGAGGAAGCAAGTATCAACCACGGTTCGTCGAACTCATTTATCAAGGGGACGCTTCCAAGCCTCTCGTAGCGCTTGTCGGAAAAGGGGTTACCTTCGATACGGGCGGCATCAGCTTGAAGAGCGGGAAAGATATCAGCGATATGCGGATGGATATGGGAGGAGCCGCCGCAGTCGCGGGAGCGATGTCCTTGCTTGCAAAATCGAAGGCGAGAGTTAACGTCGTCGCCCTCATTCCGATAGTGGAAAATATGCCGGATAACCAATCCGTCTTGCCGGGCGAAGTGATTCATTATAAGAATGGATTGACTGTCCAAGTCGGCAATACGGATGCGGAAGGCCGGCTCATCTTGGCGGATGGGTTGATCCGGGCGGGCGAACGCCAAGCGGAGTATATCGTTGACATTGCCACGTTGACAGGCGCCATCGTCAATGCGCTCGGCACGGAAATAGGCGGTGTCTTCGGGGATGAGGAGCTATCCGCGACAATGAAACGGATCGGGGACCGCAACGGGGATTTCATCTGGCCGATGCCATTGATCGAATCGTATGATCAGTCTCTGTCGAGCGATTACGCGGACATGAACAATATCAGCTCCATGAGCGAAGCGGGCTCGATCACCGCCGCCCTCTTCCTACGGCGGTTCGTGCCGGACGGGGCCAAATGGCTGCATGTCGATATGGCGGGCGTCATGGACAAGTCAAAAGCATCCGGCTATTATACAAAATCGGCGACGGGGTATGGCGCAAGGCTGTTAGCGGATTATACGGCGGAATTGAGCAAATGA
- a CDS encoding DNA alkylation repair protein, which produces MKRWDHQGIIDRFEANRDGAQAAPMAAYMKNHFPFLGIKSPLRQQLLREQFKEYELPGKDLLFEEVWTLYNLPEREYQYAAIALLEKMKKHLTIDDLPVLRQLIESKSWWDSVDTIAPKLVGHIVFHDREEGGPVMAKWSQSGNMWTNRSAILHQLKYKNGTDTSLLSKIIEQHSSSGEFFIQKAIGWSLREYAKTDPNWVRTFVATHSLKPLSKREALKHITSIE; this is translated from the coding sequence ATGAAACGATGGGATCACCAAGGCATTATTGATCGATTCGAAGCAAATCGCGATGGCGCACAAGCGGCTCCGATGGCTGCCTATATGAAAAACCATTTCCCCTTCCTCGGGATCAAAAGCCCGCTGCGCCAACAATTACTAAGAGAACAATTCAAAGAATATGAGTTGCCTGGAAAGGATCTGCTCTTCGAGGAAGTGTGGACATTATACAATTTGCCGGAACGGGAGTACCAATATGCAGCGATCGCTTTATTGGAAAAGATGAAAAAGCATCTGACAATCGATGATTTGCCGGTTTTACGTCAACTGATCGAATCCAAGTCTTGGTGGGATAGCGTGGATACCATCGCTCCGAAGCTCGTCGGCCATATTGTATTCCATGATCGGGAGGAAGGTGGCCCCGTGATGGCGAAATGGTCGCAATCCGGCAATATGTGGACAAACCGTTCAGCCATCCTTCACCAACTGAAATATAAGAATGGAACGGATACTTCCCTTTTATCTAAAATCATTGAGCAGCATTCATCTTCCGGCGAGTTTTTCATCCAGAAAGCGATTGGCTGGAGCTTGCGCGAGTATGCCAAAACCGATCCGAACTGGGTACGGACCTTCGTCGCGACACACTCATTGAAACCGTTAAGCAAACGGGAAGCATTGAAACACATTACAAGCATCGAATGA
- a CDS encoding PadR family transcriptional regulator, protein MNVQFKKGVLNLCVLVLLDKQDRYGYELVQKISDQISISEGSVYPLLRRLTKDGYFTTYLQESNEGPPRKYYKLTDSGRAYLQEQLDEWRSFTEGVNNLIEESVRNDIDSSD, encoded by the coding sequence GTGAATGTGCAGTTCAAAAAAGGAGTACTGAATTTATGCGTGCTCGTCCTTCTAGACAAGCAAGATCGATACGGGTACGAACTCGTCCAGAAAATTTCAGATCAGATTTCCATTTCGGAAGGCTCCGTTTACCCGTTGCTGCGCCGGTTAACTAAAGACGGCTATTTTACAACATATTTGCAAGAATCGAACGAAGGCCCGCCTCGTAAATATTATAAGTTGACCGACAGTGGCCGGGCTTATTTGCAGGAACAGCTGGATGAATGGCGCAGTTTCACGGAAGGCGTTAATAATTTGATCGAGGAGAGTGTCCGGAATGACATAGACTCCTCAGATTAG
- a CDS encoding DUF1700 domain-containing protein, which yields MKKNEFLQELKRLIQKIPEHDQAEILQDLEEYFTDGMLDGKTEEAITTALGSPKALARDLLAAHHLEKAETTISSGNVFRAMWAVLGLGFFNLIFVLGPFVGLVGVLIGGWAASAGFIAAPLLVLVNYFLYPDTFEWFDVFASSAFCGLGLFGAMGMYTVTKFLQSGFLSYLKFNMRLVKGGLRHAE from the coding sequence ATGAAAAAGAATGAATTTTTGCAAGAGCTGAAGCGCTTGATTCAAAAAATTCCCGAACATGACCAAGCCGAAATCCTACAGGACTTGGAGGAGTATTTTACGGATGGAATGTTGGACGGTAAAACCGAAGAGGCCATTACAACGGCGCTCGGTTCCCCGAAAGCATTGGCGAGGGACCTACTGGCAGCGCATCATCTGGAAAAAGCGGAGACGACGATTTCGTCCGGCAATGTTTTCCGGGCTATGTGGGCGGTATTGGGGTTAGGATTTTTTAATCTGATCTTCGTGCTGGGGCCTTTTGTCGGTTTGGTCGGGGTATTGATTGGCGGATGGGCGGCCAGTGCCGGTTTTATCGCCGCGCCGCTTCTCGTGCTCGTCAATTATTTCCTTTATCCGGATACCTTTGAATGGTTTGACGTGTTTGCCTCCTCCGCTTTTTGCGGGTTGGGTCTTTTCGGGGCGATGGGCATGTATACCGTAACAAAATTTTTGCAAAGTGGCTTTCTCAGCTATTTGAAATTTAATATGAGGCTCGTAAAAGGTGGTTTGCGTCATGCTGAATAG
- a CDS encoding DUF4097 family beta strand repeat-containing protein, translating into MLNRKGLSLVASALLIVGLVGSAWTFGKIGNAERMTDVVTVENNGFRDIQITVDNGSAELLPTDEPTARIEVSGQQGKYKLSADTEEDRLVVHLEDKNKKLFNFNFNFKSPAIKVYVPAKRYDAIRMESRNGKMRMDTIQAHEIAAATRNGSVDLTNIDTEKLKADTRNGQIRANQLTGSAIQAKSNNGRITMKNSTAETMTLEADNGKIDLQHVQGQITGVAKNGRISLLAQELNHPMDLKTNNGSISIQTDREPTNAIIKTNTSNGSTTIFGEKNGAGIYGAGENLIQLSTKNGKIEVGKR; encoded by the coding sequence ATGCTGAATAGGAAAGGGCTCTCCCTCGTCGCCTCGGCCCTTCTCATCGTTGGACTGGTCGGAAGCGCGTGGACATTTGGGAAAATAGGGAATGCGGAACGGATGACCGACGTAGTGACTGTGGAAAATAACGGCTTTCGGGACATCCAAATTACCGTAGACAATGGAAGTGCGGAACTTTTGCCGACAGATGAACCGACAGCTCGCATCGAGGTTTCCGGACAACAAGGTAAATATAAACTTTCAGCGGATACGGAAGAGGACCGCCTAGTCGTCCATTTGGAAGATAAGAATAAAAAGCTTTTTAATTTTAACTTCAACTTCAAATCACCGGCTATCAAAGTGTATGTGCCCGCAAAGCGATACGACGCAATCCGAATGGAAAGCCGCAATGGAAAAATGAGGATGGATACGATCCAAGCTCATGAAATTGCAGCTGCAACAAGAAATGGTTCTGTCGATTTGACAAATATTGATACGGAAAAACTAAAGGCAGATACAAGGAATGGACAAATTCGCGCGAATCAACTAACCGGCTCCGCCATCCAAGCCAAATCGAACAATGGGCGGATTACGATGAAAAATAGTACAGCTGAAACGATGACACTGGAAGCAGATAATGGCAAAATCGATTTGCAACATGTCCAAGGTCAAATTACAGGCGTTGCCAAAAACGGTCGGATTTCACTTCTCGCCCAGGAGCTAAATCATCCGATGGACTTGAAAACGAATAACGGTTCCATATCCATCCAAACGGACCGGGAACCTACGAACGCAATTATCAAAACCAATACCAGCAATGGTTCCACTACTATTTTCGGAGAGAAGAACGGAGCGGGGATTTACGGTGCCGGGGAGAATCTGATTCAACTTTCCACTAAGAATGGAAAAATCGAAGTCGGAAAACGCTGA